Proteins encoded by one window of Taeniopygia guttata chromosome 1A, bTaeGut7.mat, whole genome shotgun sequence:
- the CRELD2 gene encoding protein disulfide isomerase CRELD2, which translates to MGPGPSPRPGPAPRPPRAVLAVLLCAALLLSLPVSGAGERRRLACSTCRGIVDRFNQGLADTAKKNFGGGNTAWEEKTLSKYESSEIRLVEIIENLCDSSNFECNNMVEEHEELIEKWWFKLKKKYPDLFKWFCIETIEVCCPAGTYGPDCLACHGGSERPCHGNGHCDGDGTRGGDGSCSCKKEYTGQFCLDCSSGYFSSLRNETHSVCTACHAACKTCTGSSNKDCQDCKEGWIKNEDGACVDLDECATSPCKDHQYCLNTDGSFSCKACDASCVGCTGEGPGKCKTCASGYVKEDEACTDVDECNLPEKVCMKENQDCVNTSGSYKCVCSEGFEDKDGTCVQTVKPGEEVESETTEPSHTEHVDL; encoded by the exons ATGGGGCCCGGCCCCTCTCCGCGCCCGggccccgcgccgcgcccgcctCGCGCGGTCTTGGCCGTGCTGCTCTGTGCCGCCCTGCTGCTGTCGCTGCCTGTGAGCGGCGCCGGCGAGCGGCGGCGCTTGGCGTGCTCCACCTGCCGGGGCATCGTGGACAGGTTCAACCAG GGTTTAGCAGATACAGCTAAAAAAAACTTTGGTGGTGGAAACACTGCTTGGGAAGAGAAGACGCTGTCAAAGTATGAGTCCAG TGAAATTCGTCTTGTAGAGATCATAGAGAACCTGTGTGACAGTAGTAACTTTGAATGTAACAACATGGTAGAAGAACACGAGGAACTTATAGAAAAATGGTGGTTCAAACT AAAGAAGAAGTATCCAGATTTGTTTAAATGGTTTTGCATTGAAACAATAGAAgtttgctgccctgctggaaCTTACGGACCCGATTGCCTTG CTTGTCATGGTGGATCAGAAAGACCTTGCCATGGAAATGGCCACTGTGATGGTGATGGTACCCGAGGTGGAGATGGCTCATGTAGCTGTAAGAAGGAGTACACAGGACAGTTTTGCTTGGACTGTTCTAGTGGTTACTTCAGTTCCTTGAGAAACGAGACACATTCTGTTTGTACAG CCTGTCATGCTGCCTGTAAGACTTGTACTGGTTCAAGTAACAAGGACTGCCAAGATTGTAAAGAAGGCTGGATTAAAAATGAAGATGGAGCTTGTGTGG ATTTAGATGAATGTGCTACTTCTCCTTGCAAAGATCACCAGTATTGTTTGAATACAGATGGATCTTTCTCATGCAAAG cATGTGATGCCAGCTGTGTAGGTTGCACGGGAGAAGGTCCTGGAAAATGTAAGACCTGTGCATCTGGATACGTGAAGGAAGATGAGGCGTGTACAG ATGTAGATGAATGTAACCTTCCTGAAAAGGTCTGCATGAAAGAGAATCAAGACTGTGTTAATACGTCAGGTAGTTACAAGTGTGTATGTTCAGAAGGGTTTGAAGATAAGGATGGAACATGTGTTCAAACTGTAAAACCAG GAGAGGAAGTAGAGAGTGAAACAACTGAGCCTTCACATACTGAACATGTTGACTTATGA